The Rhodothermus marinus DSM 4252 DNA segment TCCGGTCCTCGAAGGTGTGCGTCGAGCAGATGCGCGCGTAGTGGCGCGGGCTCGTGTTCAGGTTGTGGTTGTAGGCGTCCACGCCGGCTTCTCTGAGCTGGCGCGCCTGCTCTTCGTCCAGGATGCCCATGCAGGCGCAGATTTCCAACGGTAGTTCGGCCTTGATGCGGCGGGTGGCTTCGAGCACGGTCTCCAGCTCGCGCCGGTGCGGTCCACGGCCCGAGGTCACGATGCAGAAGCGCTGGGCGCCGGCCGCATAGGCTTTGCGCGCGCGGTCGAGGATTTCTTCGACCGACAGCATGCGGTAGCGTGGAATTGGCGCCTTCGAGATGCGCGACTGGGAGCAATAGTGACAGTCTTCCGGACAGATGCCGCTCTGGGCGTTGAGCAGCACGTTGACCTTGACGCGGTTGCCGAAAAAGTGCCGACGCACGCGCCAGGCCGCCTCGACAAGCCGCAGCGTGTCTTCGTCGGGCAGCTGCAACAGCGCGCGGGCCACGTCGCGCGTGGGCGGCCGGTCTTCGAGCGCGTCGGCCACCAGTTGATCCCAGGCGATTTCCATGGTGTCGTCTACGGGTTGGTCAGGGGTTGGTAGCAACGGGTTGCAGGAGGGCGACGTCGCCGGCCGAGACCGTTCGGCGGGTGCCGTCGGGCAGACGCACGCGGAGCGCGCCGGAGGGCTCGACATCTTCGGCGAGGCCTTCCACCGGTCCGGCCGGGGTCTCGATGCGTACCGGGCGGCCCAGCGTGTAGCTGAAACGACGCCAGGCGTCGAGCACGGCCCCGGCGTCGGCCAGGCGGTCGTACCAGTGCTCCAGGCGAGCCAGCAGCCGCGCCAGCAGGTCCACACGCCGCAGGTCGGGCCGGTAGGTCTCGAGGCAGGCGGCCTCGGGCGGCAGCGGGGCTTCGTGCACGTTCAGGCCGATGCCCAGCAGCAGGTAGCGCACTTCCTCGCCGCGCAGGTCGGCTTCGACCAGGACGCCCGCCAGCTTGCGGCCGTCGGGGGCCAGCAGGTCGTTGGGCCATTTCAGGCCGCCCACTTCGGCCGTTTCGGCCAGCGCCACGCCGGCCGCCAGCGACAGCCGCAGCAGATCGGTCAGCGGCAGCCGGGGGCGCAGCAGTACCGAAAAGTACAGGCCGGCGCCCGGTGGACTGACCCACCGGCGGCCGCGCCGGCCCCGGCCCCCGGTCTGCTGCTCGGCCAGCACGACAGCCCCTTCGGGCGCGCCCGCTTCGGCCCAGGCGCGCAGTTCGTCCTGGGTGCTCGTCGTGCGGCCCAGGTAGCGGTAGGCCCGGCCGAAGCGTCCCTGCAGGAGCGGCTGCAGCAGGTGCGGGGCCGGACTCCCCGGCCGCAGCCGATAGCCCCGGCCCTGCACGATTTCGATCGGATAGCCGGCCTCCTGTAGCCGGTGGGCCTGCTTCCAGACGGCCACGCGGCTCAGCCCCAGCCGCCGCGCCAGCAGCGCCCCGCTCGTGAACGTCTCGTTCAGACAGGCCAGCAACGCCACTTCCTTCATGTTAACCAAGATAGAACAGATCGGTTAACCAGTGCAAGATCGGGGACGATCGATGGGCTTGACCGGCTGTGTTTTTATGTGTAAAGTGCAATGGCAAATGGATCAGTGTAACGCAGGTGAGCATGATGCGGCGTGTTGCTTTCATTCTGTGCAGTTTGTTGTTCGGGTGCTCGATTCTGGACGGCGACCAGCCGATCCGCCTGCCCCACTGGGAGCTGGTCTGGTCCGACGAGTTCGATTACAACGGGCTTCCGGATCCGGCGAAGTGGGATTACGATGTGGGCGGTCACGGCTGGGGTAACCAGGAGTTGCAGTACTACACGCGGGCGCGGATCGAAAACGCCCGT contains these protein-coding regions:
- the bioB gene encoding biotin synthase BioB, producing the protein MEIAWDQLVADALEDRPPTRDVARALLQLPDEDTLRLVEAAWRVRRHFFGNRVKVNVLLNAQSGICPEDCHYCSQSRISKAPIPRYRMLSVEEILDRARKAYAAGAQRFCIVTSGRGPHRRELETVLEATRRIKAELPLEICACMGILDEEQARQLREAGVDAYNHNLNTSPRHYARICSTHTFEDRIRTVQTALKAGLQTCTGVILGMGETDEDVLDMAYALREAGATSIPVNFLIPIKGTPLGDGQTVRHLTPWACLRYLSVFRFVNPKAEIRASAGRELHLRSLQPLALMVANSLFLGDYLTEKGQAAEADWQMIEDLGFVPETPQPARPHGVAHPATPAA
- a CDS encoding biotin--[acetyl-CoA-carboxylase] ligase; translation: MKEVALLACLNETFTSGALLARRLGLSRVAVWKQAHRLQEAGYPIEIVQGRGYRLRPGSPAPHLLQPLLQGRFGRAYRYLGRTTSTQDELRAWAEAGAPEGAVVLAEQQTGGRGRRGRRWVSPPGAGLYFSVLLRPRLPLTDLLRLSLAAGVALAETAEVGGLKWPNDLLAPDGRKLAGVLVEADLRGEEVRYLLLGIGLNVHEAPLPPEAACLETYRPDLRRVDLLARLLARLEHWYDRLADAGAVLDAWRRFSYTLGRPVRIETPAGPVEGLAEDVEPSGALRVRLPDGTRRTVSAGDVALLQPVATNP